In Desulfitobacterium chlororespirans DSM 11544, one DNA window encodes the following:
- a CDS encoding DUF2156 domain-containing protein yields MIDFKKIEMRDKEWVKSLLEAADLSGCHQNFTNLFSWSGTYHYQVAQVQDYLVIKGRLAETSYYFYPAGTGDVQPVLEAMKKDAQENGHEFIVLGISPENMATLKELYPEHFEYEEMRDSFDYVYLAEKLATLAGRKLQAKRNHINRFEANHTWAFELLTPENLAECWEMNLEWCRRNDCKDDEQLRAEYCAVKRDFDYFTDLELEGGLLRADGKIVAFTMGERLNSDTYVVHVEKAFGEIQGAYQMINREFVRWIRETYPDMIYVNREEDMGYEGLRKAKLSYHPDKMEEKFLARYFA; encoded by the coding sequence ATGATTGACTTTAAAAAGATAGAGATGAGAGATAAAGAGTGGGTAAAATCTCTGCTGGAAGCGGCGGATCTTAGTGGTTGTCATCAAAATTTTACGAATTTATTTTCATGGTCGGGGACGTATCACTACCAGGTGGCTCAAGTGCAGGATTATCTTGTGATCAAAGGACGGCTGGCAGAGACCTCTTATTATTTTTATCCGGCAGGCACCGGTGATGTGCAGCCGGTTCTGGAAGCAATGAAAAAAGATGCCCAGGAAAATGGGCATGAATTTATCGTACTGGGAATTTCCCCGGAAAATATGGCGACTTTGAAGGAATTGTATCCTGAGCATTTTGAATATGAAGAAATGCGGGATAGCTTTGATTATGTCTATCTGGCGGAGAAGCTGGCTACGCTGGCCGGGAGAAAGCTGCAGGCCAAGCGAAACCATATCAATCGTTTCGAGGCCAATCATACCTGGGCTTTCGAGCTGCTCACTCCGGAAAACCTGGCTGAATGTTGGGAAATGAATTTGGAATGGTGCCGGAGGAATGACTGTAAAGATGATGAGCAGCTAAGGGCTGAATACTGTGCTGTAAAACGGGATTTTGATTACTTCACAGACCTGGAGCTGGAAGGTGGGTTACTGCGCGCGGATGGCAAGATCGTGGCCTTTACCATGGGAGAACGGCTCAATTCCGATACTTATGTGGTCCATGTGGAGAAAGCCTTTGGGGAGATTCAAGGAGCTTACCAAATGATTAACCGGGAATTTGTGAGATGGATCAGGGAGACCTATCCGGATATGATCTATGTGAACCGGGAAGAGGACATGGGGTATGAGGGGTTGCGCAAAGCAAAATTATCCTATCATCCTGATAAAATGGAAGAGAAGTTCCTGGCCCGGTATTTTGCTTAG
- a CDS encoding cation-translocating P-type ATPase codes for MWFAKSQEETLKELNVNPVTGLSSQEVQARLEQYGTNKLKGKPKKSLIALFFAQLKDMLIYVLIGAALITLFIGEYVDSIIILLVVVLNAAIGVFQEFKAEKAIEALQQMTTPKTLVRRNGEVLEIQSEELVPGDIVLIDAGRFIPADLRLIESANLQIEESALTGESVPTEKVAQEVLQDPKTPLGDQVNMAFMSTLATYGRGEGVVVGTAMETEIGKIAKILDEEIDEMTPLQKRMEELGKVLGYLAIGICVLIFVISFFQKRDLFEMFLTAISLAVAAIPEGLPAIVAIVLALGVTRMSKINAIVKKLPAVETLGSVNIICSDKTGTLTQNQMTVVKYYTLNNLQEVPREGSDFDATIHAKELMKTFVLCSDATYEQGQGTGDPTEIALVVLGERFNLGRKTLHAEYKRVGENPFDSDRKLMSTLNEENTGYRVHTKGAIDNLLKLSTTALVDGKVVPLTEEMKQEYLRVADEMSDAALRVLGAAYKDVDRVISPQEMEQDLTLIGMVGMIDPPRLEVRDSIRDAKLAGITPVMITGDHKNTAVAIAKELGIAESIEQSMTGAEIDQLSDEEFSQRIGSLRVFARVSPEHKVKIVKAFKSHGNIVSMTGDGVNDAPSLKNADIGVAMGITGTDVSKGAADMILTDDNFTTIVHAIEEGRNIYNNIKKSVIFLLSCNLGEIIAIFFSVLFFWPVPLLATQLLWINLITDTLPAIALGVDPGDKEVMRQKPRNPKESFFAHGSGIRAVIGGILIGALTLVAFYIGLREYGYTLGSTDIPADILTYARTMAFVVLAASQLFYSLSMRHATKSIFAVGLFSNRYLIAAIIVGLLLQLMVISVPFLSDAFKLQMLSLRDWSIVLSLAITPLILKEIYKIFLRRKQ; via the coding sequence ATGTGGTTTGCCAAATCTCAGGAGGAAACGCTTAAAGAGCTCAATGTAAACCCTGTTACCGGGCTCAGCAGTCAGGAAGTCCAAGCCCGCTTGGAGCAATACGGAACCAATAAGCTTAAAGGAAAACCCAAGAAAAGTTTAATCGCCTTGTTCTTTGCCCAATTAAAAGATATGCTGATTTATGTCCTGATCGGTGCTGCTTTGATCACCCTCTTTATCGGGGAATATGTGGACTCCATTATCATTCTCCTGGTGGTCGTCCTCAACGCCGCCATTGGCGTTTTCCAGGAATTCAAAGCCGAAAAAGCTATCGAAGCCTTGCAGCAAATGACTACACCTAAAACACTGGTCCGCCGGAACGGCGAGGTCCTGGAAATCCAATCGGAGGAACTGGTGCCCGGAGATATTGTCCTCATCGATGCCGGCCGCTTTATCCCAGCCGATCTGCGCCTCATCGAGAGTGCCAATCTCCAAATTGAAGAGTCGGCTCTCACCGGTGAATCCGTTCCTACGGAAAAAGTCGCTCAGGAAGTCCTTCAGGACCCTAAAACTCCCCTTGGCGATCAAGTGAATATGGCCTTTATGTCCACTTTAGCTACTTATGGCCGGGGTGAAGGTGTGGTGGTGGGCACCGCCATGGAAACAGAGATCGGGAAAATCGCCAAGATTCTTGATGAAGAGATCGATGAGATGACCCCCCTGCAGAAGAGAATGGAAGAGTTAGGGAAGGTCTTGGGCTATCTGGCCATCGGCATCTGTGTCCTCATCTTTGTGATCTCCTTTTTCCAGAAACGGGACCTCTTTGAAATGTTCCTGACTGCCATCAGCTTAGCTGTGGCTGCCATCCCCGAGGGTCTTCCCGCTATTGTTGCCATTGTCCTGGCTCTGGGGGTGACCCGGATGTCCAAAATCAATGCCATTGTCAAAAAACTGCCTGCTGTGGAAACTCTGGGCTCTGTCAATATCATCTGTTCGGATAAAACCGGAACCCTGACTCAAAACCAAATGACAGTGGTCAAGTATTACACACTGAATAATTTACAAGAGGTGCCCCGGGAGGGCTCAGATTTTGACGCCACGATTCATGCCAAAGAGCTGATGAAGACCTTTGTCCTTTGCTCAGATGCTACTTATGAACAGGGCCAGGGCACAGGCGATCCTACGGAGATTGCCCTGGTGGTCTTAGGGGAGCGCTTTAACCTGGGGAGAAAAACCTTGCATGCCGAATATAAGCGGGTAGGAGAAAATCCCTTCGATTCCGACCGCAAACTCATGTCCACCCTCAATGAAGAGAACACAGGCTACCGGGTCCATACCAAAGGAGCGATTGACAATCTTCTCAAGCTCTCAACCACCGCCTTAGTTGACGGAAAAGTAGTCCCCCTTACGGAAGAGATGAAGCAGGAGTATCTCCGTGTGGCTGACGAAATGTCCGACGCTGCTCTGCGGGTGCTGGGGGCCGCTTACAAAGATGTGGACAGAGTGATCAGCCCCCAGGAGATGGAGCAGGATCTGACCCTCATCGGCATGGTGGGCATGATCGATCCTCCCCGCCTGGAAGTCAGGGATTCCATCCGGGATGCCAAGCTGGCCGGGATCACACCGGTCATGATTACCGGAGACCATAAAAACACCGCCGTGGCCATCGCCAAAGAATTAGGCATCGCTGAGTCCATCGAGCAAAGCATGACCGGCGCTGAGATCGATCAATTGTCCGACGAAGAATTTTCCCAGCGCATCGGCAGCTTGCGGGTCTTTGCCCGGGTATCCCCGGAGCATAAGGTCAAAATCGTCAAAGCCTTCAAATCCCATGGCAATATCGTCTCCATGACCGGGGATGGGGTCAACGATGCTCCTTCCTTGAAAAACGCCGATATCGGAGTGGCTATGGGGATCACCGGCACGGATGTCTCCAAAGGCGCCGCCGATATGATCTTAACCGATGATAACTTCACCACTATCGTCCATGCCATCGAGGAAGGCCGCAATATCTATAACAATATCAAGAAATCGGTGATTTTCCTCCTCTCCTGCAACCTGGGGGAGATCATCGCCATTTTCTTCTCCGTCCTCTTTTTCTGGCCCGTTCCCCTGCTCGCCACCCAGCTTTTGTGGATTAACTTAATCACCGATACCCTGCCGGCCATTGCTCTGGGTGTAGATCCCGGTGATAAAGAAGTCATGCGGCAAAAACCCCGCAACCCCAAAGAAAGCTTCTTTGCCCACGGTTCAGGCATCAGAGCCGTCATCGGCGGAATTTTGATCGGGGCTTTAACCCTGGTAGCCTTCTACATAGGACTTCGTGAATACGGCTATACTTTAGGATCGACGGATATCCCCGCTGATATCCTCACCTATGCCCGCACCATGGCCTTTGTGGTCCTGGCGGCTTCTCAGCTCTTCTATTCCCTGTCCATGCGACATGCCACCAAATCCATTTTTGCTGTGGGCCTCTTCTCCAACCGCTACCTGATTGCGGCGATTATCGTCGGCCTGCTGCTGCAGCTGATGGTGATCTCCGTCCCCTTCCTCTCCGATGCCTTTAAACTCCAGATGCTCTCTTTAAGAGATTGGAGCATTGTCCTCAGCTTAGCCATTACCCCCCTCATTCTTAAGGAGATCTATAAAATCTTTTTGCGCAGAAAGCAGTAA
- a CDS encoding DegV family protein, producing MAVRVLTDSTSYIDDEARQELEIRRVSLNVSFGDQSLRESDLVNEEFYKMMEAKGIPTSSQPSIGEFYQEMEKVVSAGESLCGIFLSSDMSGTFSTAQLAKEMVLENYPDAQIEIIDSRSNSMQLGFAVMQGARAAQARKSLAEVKEVVLQTIMRSRFLFIPDNLDYLKKGGRIGGAGALIGNLFKIIPILTVEEGKVLVLTKVRHKEKAVLAMIDKMLEDIGAYGLGEIAVHHINCLDEAQALVKKIKDKVTANIKVMPIGPVIGLHVGPGAIGIVYYTEHDLR from the coding sequence ATGGCTGTCCGTGTGTTAACCGATAGCACAAGCTACATAGATGATGAAGCAAGACAAGAATTGGAGATAAGACGGGTGTCTTTGAATGTCTCTTTTGGTGATCAATCACTGCGGGAAAGCGACTTAGTTAATGAAGAGTTTTACAAGATGATGGAAGCCAAGGGGATACCGACCTCTTCCCAGCCTTCCATCGGTGAATTTTATCAGGAGATGGAAAAGGTGGTCTCGGCAGGTGAAAGCTTGTGCGGGATTTTCCTATCCTCCGATATGAGCGGGACCTTTTCCACCGCTCAATTAGCGAAAGAGATGGTTCTGGAGAACTATCCCGATGCCCAGATCGAGATCATTGATTCCCGCTCCAATTCTATGCAATTAGGATTTGCCGTGATGCAGGGAGCCCGGGCTGCCCAAGCCAGGAAGAGCCTCGCTGAGGTCAAAGAGGTTGTGTTGCAGACGATTATGCGCAGCCGTTTTTTGTTTATACCGGATAATCTGGACTATTTGAAAAAGGGCGGCCGGATCGGCGGAGCCGGTGCCTTAATCGGTAATCTGTTTAAAATTATTCCCATTCTCACGGTGGAAGAGGGTAAGGTTTTGGTTCTGACCAAGGTGCGGCATAAGGAGAAAGCCGTGTTGGCCATGATTGATAAGATGCTTGAGGACATCGGCGCCTATGGGTTAGGGGAGATTGCGGTTCACCATATTAATTGCCTCGATGAAGCCCAGGCCTTGGTGAAGAAAATTAAGGATAAGGTCACTGCCAATATTAAGGTGATGCCCATCGGTCCGGTGATCGGGCTTCATGTCGGCCCCGGCGCTATTGGGATCGTTTATTATACAGAACATGATTTGCGCTGA
- a CDS encoding Rpn family recombination-promoting nuclease/putative transposase, with product MKEFISLKIDYAFKLIFGKEGNEAILIAFLNAALKLPQERRIEEITIINPELNKEYPEDKKSILDVRAITSQGMQINIEIQLSNQYDMEKRSLYYWAQMYSRQIREGMAYKELTKTVSINILDFNYLKQTLNYHNVFHLHEDEEKFQLTDVMEIHFIELPKLLVKWRRREISLWENELVRWLLLLEGADNQEILQILEEIAMKDPVLYQAMNAWEETSEDPRIREAYFDRRKAILDEKAAIREAELRLQEALEEGMAKGIEEGRAKGIAEGKAEGKAEGRAEGKAEVAKKLLVLGVEITKIAEATGLSEEEISGLKD from the coding sequence TTGAAAGAGTTCATCAGTCTGAAAATTGATTACGCCTTCAAACTTATTTTCGGCAAGGAGGGCAACGAAGCCATCCTTATTGCCTTTCTCAATGCCGCCCTCAAGCTGCCCCAAGAACGCCGGATCGAAGAAATCACGATTATAAATCCGGAGTTGAACAAAGAATACCCAGAGGATAAAAAATCCATCCTGGATGTTCGAGCCATAACCAGCCAAGGGATGCAGATCAATATTGAAATTCAATTAAGCAACCAATATGACATGGAAAAGCGTTCCCTTTACTATTGGGCCCAGATGTACTCCCGTCAGATCAGAGAAGGCATGGCTTATAAGGAATTGACCAAAACGGTGTCCATCAATATATTAGATTTTAATTACTTGAAGCAGACTCTAAACTACCACAATGTATTTCATCTTCATGAAGATGAAGAAAAATTTCAGCTGACCGATGTTATGGAAATACACTTCATAGAGCTGCCCAAGCTGCTGGTTAAGTGGCGAAGACGAGAAATCAGTCTCTGGGAAAATGAATTGGTCCGCTGGCTGTTGCTCCTGGAAGGAGCGGATAATCAGGAAATCTTGCAGATATTGGAGGAGATTGCCATGAAAGATCCCGTACTGTATCAGGCCATGAACGCCTGGGAGGAAACCAGCGAGGATCCGCGCATCCGAGAAGCTTACTTTGATAGACGCAAGGCCATCCTGGATGAGAAGGCTGCCATCCGCGAGGCCGAGCTCCGGCTGCAGGAAGCCCTTGAGGAAGGGATGGCAAAAGGAATAGAGGAAGGCAGAGCAAAGGGAATAGCAGAAGGCAAGGCAGAAGGTAAAGCTGAGGGTAGAGCTGAAGGCAAAGCTGAAGTGGCGAAAAAGCTCTTGGTTCTGGGCGTTGAAATAACCAAGATTGCCGAAGCGACAGGATTGTCTGAGGAAGAGATATCAGGCTTAAAAGATTAA
- a CDS encoding cation diffusion facilitator family transporter: MIKFIIHRFIPHHENISDKRVRERYGVLAGALGIICNLILFILKLLLGLFMNSIAVISDAFNNLSDCGSSVIAIIAAKMSNRPPDIEHPFGHGRIEYISSLVVSFIIFMVGIELLKNSFTKILHPEAVIFSWISLVILLFSVLLKIWMYFYNRYIGNIINSGINKATAYDSLNDALATSAVILSTLIGHTFDLAIDGYVGLLISLFILYTGYNVAKETVNILLGSSPNPELCNQVKGFVNEGMYIIGTHDLKVHDYGPGRTIASIHAEIQDTVNIVDAHLIIDDLEKRISEELNINIVIHIDPITTDKEKIKSMEEIVKSAVEEVNNSFVAHNIRMTIGYRCMNVIFELSVPSPQIPDADTIRKDIIHKLKEKDPQLNVIVNSVTTLV; this comes from the coding sequence TTGATCAAATTTATCATTCACCGCTTTATTCCCCACCATGAAAACATCTCAGATAAGCGGGTTCGCGAGCGGTATGGAGTTCTGGCGGGAGCATTAGGTATCATCTGCAACCTGATTTTATTTATACTTAAGCTTTTGCTGGGCCTTTTTATGAACAGTATTGCTGTTATTTCCGACGCTTTTAATAACCTCTCCGACTGCGGCTCCTCCGTCATCGCCATCATCGCGGCCAAAATGAGCAACCGGCCGCCGGATATAGAACACCCCTTTGGTCACGGCCGGATCGAGTACATCTCTTCCCTGGTCGTCTCGTTTATTATCTTTATGGTCGGCATCGAACTTCTCAAAAATTCCTTCACTAAGATCCTGCACCCGGAAGCGGTCATTTTCAGCTGGATTTCTTTAGTTATCCTGCTTTTTTCTGTACTTTTAAAAATCTGGATGTATTTCTATAACCGTTATATCGGGAATATCATTAATTCGGGAATCAATAAAGCCACTGCTTATGACAGCCTCAACGATGCTTTAGCCACCAGTGCCGTCATCCTCTCCACATTGATTGGTCACACTTTTGATCTTGCCATTGACGGATATGTTGGTCTTCTCATCTCCCTTTTCATCCTTTATACAGGATATAATGTGGCCAAGGAAACAGTCAATATCTTATTGGGCTCCTCCCCTAACCCCGAATTGTGCAATCAGGTCAAAGGCTTTGTCAATGAAGGAATGTATATTATCGGCACTCACGATTTAAAAGTTCACGATTACGGCCCCGGCCGCACCATCGCCTCCATTCACGCCGAGATTCAGGATACGGTAAACATTGTCGACGCCCATTTGATTATTGATGACTTGGAAAAGCGCATCTCCGAAGAACTGAACATCAATATTGTCATTCATATCGACCCTATTACCACTGACAAAGAAAAAATTAAAAGTATGGAGGAGATCGTTAAATCCGCCGTGGAGGAAGTAAACAACTCCTTTGTCGCGCATAATATCCGTATGACCATAGGCTATCGCTGTATGAATGTCATCTTTGAATTATCCGTCCCCTCTCCCCAGATCCCTGACGCCGATACTATCCGCAAGGATATTATTCATAAACTAAAGGAAAAAGATCCCCAACTCAATGTTATTGTCAACTCAGTTACAACCTTGGTTTAG
- a CDS encoding GNAT family N-acetyltransferase produces MKEMRPALWSDMERLKAIWKLCFGDGDSFIDFYFARRFHPEQVAVYLVDQVITAMLTMIPIQYVDGPEGQKTRQGAMLYAIATHPDFQRRGMASELMEWARSYLGSRQAELCVLVPAEEKLFGFYERQGYQAEFTLREAVLNRDEIRVMGEPPYTKMEETPDFAVAAALPQTYNSIRNQLLRGTPYIAYGEEEVAYQKQVSRLSGADLYELSSGGVQGCAAVECLTEDKVLVKELLVPETLIAQGLKALAQTIPAQEFIIRTPAPWGQEMGGQIRSFGMLKRTSCREWGAVAPDDGVWGKTAYLGLAFD; encoded by the coding sequence ATGAAAGAAATGCGGCCGGCTCTTTGGTCCGATATGGAGCGACTGAAAGCTATCTGGAAGCTTTGCTTTGGGGATGGGGATTCTTTTATTGATTTTTATTTTGCCCGGCGTTTCCATCCGGAACAGGTTGCTGTCTATCTTGTCGATCAGGTTATTACGGCGATGCTGACTATGATTCCGATCCAATATGTGGACGGCCCCGAAGGGCAGAAGACCAGGCAAGGCGCTATGCTTTATGCCATTGCCACCCATCCGGATTTTCAGCGCCGGGGGATGGCCTCGGAGCTGATGGAGTGGGCCCGGTCTTATCTGGGAAGCCGGCAGGCAGAGTTATGTGTTCTGGTACCGGCTGAAGAGAAGCTGTTCGGCTTTTATGAGCGGCAAGGGTACCAGGCAGAATTTACCCTCCGTGAAGCGGTACTGAACCGCGATGAGATTCGGGTTATGGGTGAGCCCCCCTATACTAAGATGGAGGAAACACCGGACTTTGCGGTTGCGGCTGCCCTTCCTCAAACGTATAACAGCATCCGCAATCAGCTTCTCCGCGGAACTCCTTATATCGCCTATGGGGAAGAAGAGGTTGCCTATCAAAAGCAGGTTTCCCGGCTTTCCGGGGCAGACCTTTATGAGCTAAGCAGCGGGGGAGTTCAGGGGTGCGCGGCGGTGGAATGTTTGACTGAGGATAAGGTTTTGGTTAAGGAGCTTTTAGTTCCAGAGACGCTTATTGCTCAGGGATTGAAGGCCTTGGCCCAAACCATCCCGGCTCAGGAATTCATCATCCGGACACCTGCCCCTTGGGGTCAGGAGATGGGAGGTCAAATCCGCTCCTTTGGCATGCTGAAAAGAACAAGTTGCCGGGAATGGGGAGCCGTTGCTCCTGACGATGGAGTATGGGGAAAAACAGCATATCTTGGGCTTGCATTCGACTGA
- a CDS encoding glycerol-3-phosphate acyltransferase, with protein sequence MKLASKEAGMIDLFMILGAYLLGGMSTGYYLVKLWRQEDVRNQGSGATGATNTGRVLGKKGFLLTLMGDALKGALVPALSMLLNLSLTTLILCLIAGVAGHIWPLQLGLRGGKGVAPALGGILVVDPMLASAAAGVFLFAFALTRQFTLSGLAAILGIPILSLIMARPIEQSAGLAVLAILILLAHRKNIRAMLSNKSSQRRR encoded by the coding sequence ATGAAGCTTGCATCAAAGGAGGCTGGAATGATCGATCTGTTCATGATCTTGGGTGCTTATCTCCTGGGAGGTATGAGCACCGGGTACTATCTTGTCAAACTCTGGCGCCAGGAAGATGTTCGCAACCAGGGGTCCGGGGCAACGGGGGCTACCAATACGGGAAGAGTTCTGGGCAAGAAGGGATTTTTGCTTACCTTAATGGGTGATGCCCTCAAGGGAGCCTTGGTGCCGGCCTTGTCCATGCTCCTCAACCTATCGCTGACTACCCTTATTCTTTGTTTGATCGCAGGTGTGGCCGGGCATATCTGGCCCTTGCAGCTGGGCCTGCGCGGGGGGAAGGGAGTCGCACCGGCACTGGGCGGAATTCTGGTCGTCGATCCCATGCTGGCTTCGGCTGCGGCAGGGGTGTTCCTGTTTGCTTTCGCTTTGACCCGCCAATTTACTTTAAGCGGTCTGGCGGCGATTCTGGGCATCCCTATTCTGTCCTTGATCATGGCGAGACCGATTGAGCAGTCGGCAGGTTTGGCTGTTCTGGCTATCCTCATACTCTTGGCTCACCGGAAGAATATCCGGGCAATGCTGAGTAATAAATCATCGCAAAGGAGAAGGTAA
- a CDS encoding class I SAM-dependent methyltransferase codes for MEAVQLDTIEKNKSIETMNYFELLAWLGIGSSHPGGFPATIKNLEVMDVNSGDFILDAGCGSGLTACYLAKNKGCKIIGVDINSQMIEKARQRAEHEGVAHLVEFRVADVNRLPFPDDHFDWIMCESITVFLDKGKVYQEFFRVLKPEGRIADLEMALLYELPPQLRSQMESCYGQGTDPLSFEEWNKTLTAAGFVDVEIKNPQALQNTNSNLVLNELKNDWMLVKDLVQKVSSQPGLYRRLQQNANFMKYYKGYFGFGLVSGRKPTPPEPPKPPTFKERCVNKFKTIFKGNFFQRKSCSV; via the coding sequence ATGGAAGCTGTTCAACTTGATACGATAGAAAAAAACAAATCCATTGAAACCATGAATTACTTTGAGCTCTTAGCCTGGCTGGGCATTGGGAGCTCCCATCCGGGAGGATTTCCCGCCACCATCAAAAACCTGGAAGTTATGGATGTTAACTCCGGGGATTTCATTCTTGACGCAGGCTGCGGCAGTGGTCTTACCGCCTGCTATTTGGCCAAAAACAAGGGCTGCAAAATTATCGGTGTCGATATCAATTCCCAAATGATCGAAAAAGCCCGGCAGAGAGCCGAGCACGAAGGAGTAGCTCATCTGGTGGAATTCCGGGTAGCCGATGTCAACCGCCTGCCCTTTCCCGATGATCATTTTGATTGGATCATGTGCGAATCGATCACAGTCTTCTTAGATAAAGGCAAAGTCTATCAAGAGTTCTTTCGCGTCTTAAAACCTGAAGGCCGGATTGCCGATCTGGAGATGGCTTTGCTCTATGAGCTGCCCCCCCAGCTTCGCTCTCAGATGGAGTCCTGCTATGGCCAAGGCACTGATCCCCTGTCTTTTGAGGAGTGGAACAAAACCTTGACCGCAGCGGGGTTTGTGGACGTAGAAATCAAAAATCCCCAGGCCTTGCAGAACACCAACAGCAACCTCGTCTTAAACGAACTAAAAAATGACTGGATGCTGGTTAAAGATCTGGTGCAAAAGGTCTCCAGCCAACCGGGCCTCTACAGACGCTTGCAGCAAAATGCCAATTTTATGAAATACTATAAAGGGTATTTCGGCTTCGGCCTGGTCAGCGGCCGCAAGCCCACACCCCCGGAACCGCCTAAGCCGCCGACCTTTAAAGAGAGGTGTGTGAATAAATTCAAAACCATCTTTAAGGGCAACTTTTTTCAGCGCAAATCATGTTCTGTATAA
- a CDS encoding aminotransferase class V-fold PLP-dependent enzyme — protein MARTDLIFKIATDEEEFEQIHRLNYQTFVKEIPQHEVNSQERLVDPFHWENTYCIGLRQGKLIGMLACRDKRPFSIDRKLADLDAYLPPYSSICEIRLLAVEKEVRGTRVLLGLMSLLFEHCQKKGYDLAVISGTVRQLKLYNHLGFKPFGPLVGTAAAAYQPMYMTREQMSQKLIELFKAFQSKDDRRGGVNFLPGPVRLRREVQEAWQRPPRSHRSEEFLAVMARLKKQLAQWLKVHYVQILLGSGTLANDVVGAYLRTALGRKKGLVLSNGEFGNRLLDQARRAGLHFEEYSIPWGKGFDYEDIEKQLSKGEGSLQWLWAVHLETSTGVLNDLPRLKDLCHRHHIPLAVDCVSSIGAVPVDLSGVYLATGVSGKALCSYPGLSFVFYNQALEGGRLPRYMDLELYQQSEGVPFTQSSNLIYALEQALHYAAERELCINQGQGEWLRAKLQELRLQVLASPEDAAPNILTLVLPREVPSLECGELLEEEGYVLSYRSAYLLQRNWVQICLMGEYEPEEIYAFPEVLAECMKKCGLRNGK, from the coding sequence ATGGCAAGAACGGATTTAATCTTTAAAATTGCCACTGATGAAGAGGAATTTGAACAAATCCACCGTTTAAACTACCAAACCTTTGTCAAAGAAATTCCTCAACATGAAGTGAACAGTCAGGAAAGGCTGGTTGATCCATTCCACTGGGAAAACACCTATTGCATTGGTCTGCGCCAGGGGAAGCTGATCGGGATGTTGGCCTGCCGGGACAAACGCCCTTTTTCCATCGATCGGAAATTGGCGGATTTAGATGCCTATCTGCCTCCCTATAGCTCAATCTGCGAAATTCGGCTCTTGGCCGTAGAGAAGGAGGTGCGGGGGACGCGGGTGCTGCTGGGGCTGATGAGCCTGCTTTTTGAGCATTGTCAGAAAAAGGGTTATGATCTGGCCGTGATCTCTGGTACAGTAAGGCAGTTGAAACTATATAATCACTTGGGCTTTAAGCCTTTTGGCCCTCTGGTCGGGACAGCGGCGGCTGCTTATCAGCCCATGTACATGACACGGGAGCAGATGAGCCAAAAGCTTATCGAATTGTTTAAGGCTTTTCAAAGCAAAGATGACCGCAGAGGCGGTGTGAATTTTCTCCCCGGTCCGGTCAGGCTTCGTCGGGAGGTACAAGAGGCTTGGCAGCGTCCGCCCCGTTCTCACCGGTCGGAGGAGTTCCTGGCCGTAATGGCCCGGCTCAAAAAGCAGCTGGCCCAATGGCTAAAGGTTCACTATGTTCAGATCCTGCTGGGATCAGGGACTTTGGCCAATGATGTGGTGGGGGCTTATCTCCGCACGGCCCTGGGGCGGAAAAAAGGCCTGGTTCTCAGCAACGGTGAGTTCGGGAACCGTTTGCTGGATCAGGCACGGCGGGCAGGTCTCCATTTTGAGGAATATAGTATTCCTTGGGGAAAAGGGTTCGATTATGAAGACATTGAAAAACAGCTGAGCAAGGGGGAGGGTTCGCTGCAGTGGCTCTGGGCGGTTCATCTGGAAACCTCCACCGGAGTGCTCAATGATTTGCCAAGACTGAAGGACCTCTGTCACCGCCATCACATTCCCCTGGCTGTGGATTGCGTGAGCTCCATCGGTGCGGTACCCGTAGATTTAAGCGGGGTCTATTTAGCCACCGGAGTCAGCGGCAAAGCCCTCTGTTCCTATCCCGGGCTGAGTTTCGTCTTTTATAATCAGGCCCTGGAGGGCGGAAGATTGCCCCGCTATATGGATCTGGAATTATATCAACAGTCGGAGGGGGTTCCTTTTACCCAATCCTCCAACCTCATCTATGCCTTGGAACAAGCTTTGCACTATGCGGCGGAAAGAGAGCTGTGCATCAACCAAGGACAGGGGGAGTGGCTCAGAGCGAAGCTGCAGGAGCTTAGGCTTCAAGTATTAGCCTCACCGGAAGACGCCGCCCCCAATATTCTTACCCTGGTACTGCCCCGGGAAGTGCCATCCCTGGAGTGTGGTGAGCTATTGGAGGAAGAGGGCTATGTTCTCAGCTATCGCAGCGCCTATCTTCTTCAGCGCAACTGGGTCCAAATCTGCTTAATGGGGGAATATGAACCTGAGGAAATTTATGCATTTCCGGAAGTGCTGGCAGAATGTATGAAGAAATGCGGATTAAGAAATGGTAAGTAA